The genome window GGTCgtcatttaatgatattatttttttaaagtgaattcCGTCTATTGGTTATctcgaatatatgtatatttgaagttaggtcttattgtttttataattttttaaaatgttaactacTCATTGGCCCACCCTATAGTAAatcgaacgagcaaatgggccacctgaaggtaagtggtcaacagTGTTCATAgccaatggtgctgtaagaaatattaaccattccttaaattaaattaaactaatttattacgttccttgtgcctgtagttacacgggctcatttttctttcaaattacaCCATAATTTGGTgtctttgtattgttgtgtgggggtagaatgtatgatgagAGGGTGGCACCCAACCAGACATGCttaaacaaagccctaccaacaagtaaacaaatacatcaagtatttattcaaaattcttCCAAACAACTCTTTTCAACTATATACTgagttttaaacaaaataaaagttataaaaactttgaaGATAAATGTCTGTCACATTATGACTCAAAATCTAGAAGGAAAGGGAATCCTTAGACAAATGTCAAAGatcatcacaaaaataaattactaattggTCAAGAATGCATAAtgcctattatatatatatatatataaaattactcacTCGGGGTGGACAACCATCGCATGCAGCCAGCCTCTGTTATTAGGACCCCAGAACTCTGAGATACTGATGGTACCAATAACCTGAAACatgttataacttatttttgtcaatttatgtaatttattatattaaacggttttattttatttttattaaattgtttttacaacAAAACTTTATGTAAAAATAGGATTAAGCAATTCACAAATTACTTGAGAATAAGCTGAATGTTTTTCTGCAACCAGTTGAATGTGAATCGGCACTCTTTCCGATCTAGGGGTCAATAGAAGACCTCCCCTCACTTCTGCCACAATGCCAATTATCTCTTGATGCaaactcttaaaaaaaattaacattattttttaagaatcaatacaaaaaaataatgatcactTAGAAGGATGTTGATTTACCTGTGACTGTTTGTATGCAAGTGCATGGTGGACACATACCACAGTCACTGCCACAACTACTGCAGCTATTGGCAGAAGCACCAGGCATGTTGTAGCCGATATTCCACAGAAGATGAACAGGACCGCAGCGGCCAGCACACAACATTCCAATGTCAACTATACTTTTACAATTCATAATTCATCAATAACAACTACAATCCATTGTACtccaatgtattaaaatttatacacataaaaaaattataaacttatatacattacattgttATTTCAAGTTAtaactcaaatataatatatattcttattttctatTAGGTAAATTTCTATAGTTTGTCCAGTCTAGgcaaatggttatttattttcacatgattgcaataaattatactaaaatattgaaaaaatcaaacaaagtaACATACCTCCTggaagaagaaaaatataaatgcatcCCAAAAATATCCAGAATAGGCCCGACATACAAGTTCCATGCGTTGCTGTAAATCCTCAGTTCGAGCTTGACGAATAACTATTTCACACGACATTGTCGGTAGCgagtaaattatgttttatatcacaaatatattattaaatacaacttACAACAACTTTACTTTCACTACAAATGATTGAACtcatatataatcattatttataatattcatttttaaacttaaaaatttaaatcttcaaaaaaatcaaatattagaatgatttatgtttaatataatataatgttttaaggaGCGCGGAGACCGCAACGTATTATTACAAATTGAGATAGATTCTTAGGCTTATattgaaactttaattataagaagCATGCAtcaatgtacattttatataaatctcaaATATTGTGTCACTGAGTTTAAATTTAGTGCCGAATGAGCTATTCCTAACTTTACCGAAACTTCAGAAACAAGAATGAAAATTAGAAAAACAGAAATGCCAGTAGTGAGTAGTAAACAGACACTATATAGACAGTCAGATACAGATAACAGAGCAGCTACCGTCAAAGTGAACTGTCAAAAAGTCGACACAAAATGAATTGCATTTTGTGACTTACTTTGGAGGAAAATCCGATATTCAATGATTTCATCAGTTAACACAGGATTTTACTCAAAAAATCCGTTGCTTATATTCTGTAGGCTTTCATCTTCTTTCAAGTACGATTTTGAATGTTCTgaacgtaaaataatattaaattgctttGAGAGATAGCTGTGCTGAGCGT of Vanessa tameamea isolate UH-Manoa-2023 chromosome 24, ilVanTame1 primary haplotype, whole genome shotgun sequence contains these proteins:
- the LOC113403202 gene encoding uncharacterized protein LOC113403202 isoform X1 — translated: MSCEIVIRQARTEDLQQRMELVCRAYSGYFWDAFIFFFFQELTLECCVLAAAVLFIFCGISATTCLVLLPIAAVVVAVTVVCVHHALAYKQSQSLHQEIIGIVAEVRGGLLLTPRSERVPIHIQLVAEKHSAYSQVIGTISISEFWGPNNRGWLHAMVVHPEWRGRGVARALAGAARRAAAARGLEALEAALSHLQAAARAALHAAGWECRAAYERPLCGAALTLPLVRLGVDLPLA
- the LOC113403202 gene encoding uncharacterized protein LOC113403202 isoform X2, which gives rise to MSGLFWIFLGCIYIFLLPGATTCLVLLPIAAVVVAVTVVCVHHALAYKQSQSLHQEIIGIVAEVRGGLLLTPRSERVPIHIQLVAEKHSAYSQVIGTISISEFWGPNNRGWLHAMVVHPEWRGRGVARALAGAARRAAAARGLEALEAALSHLQAAARAALHAAGWECRAAYERPLCGAALTLPLVRLGVDLPLA